The following is a genomic window from Methanoplanus sp. FWC-SCC4.
TACATAATAAGGGAATCAAGCGAGGATATGATGCTTTCAGGGTTTTTCTCAACAACAGACATTATAGCACCAAGAGAGGTCATCCCCCCAAAAATACCCATGAAAAGCACAGCGCCTAAAATAAGTCCCCTGTTGTTTGCAATCTGCCTGATCTCTTTTTTTGCGACAACCATTATCGGATTCATAATTCCGCCTCCTCTTTCATAACTTCAATGTAAATATCCTCAAGAGAGCGTTTGCCCTTTACAACCTCTTCAATATTAATTCCTGCACTGCAAAGACCGGATATTACACCTGATGCCGATTTCCCTGAAAGTGCTATCGAAAATCCGTGCCCGGTCTTTTTAAAATCAGAAACATCCTGCATAGTGGAAACAACAAAACGAGCCTGCTCTGACTGAAGAGAATCGGACAGAGTAATATTTAAATTTGTAACACCGCTGTTTTTCCTGAGATTTTCAACAGAGTCAAGAGCCTTTATCCTGCCTCCGTGAAGAATTGCCACACGGCTGCATATCTTCTGGACTTCGTCAAGGTTGTGAGAACTCAGAAATACCGTCATCGATTCATCTTCAGACAGATGAAGAATAAGGTCACGCACCATCTTCTGTGCCTCAGGGTCAAGTGTTGAGGTAGGTTCATCCAGAAACAGAACTTCGGGCCGGTGCAGGATTGCCCTTGCAATGCCGAGCTTTCGTTTCATTCCGGTTGAAAATGTTCCGACAAGAGTATCCTTTCTCGATTTCAGATCGGTAAACTCCAAAAGTTCCACTATTCTTTCTTCAACGTCCGGAATACCATAAAGCTCTGCATAGTATTTCAGATTTTCATAGGCACTTAGCTTATCAAAAAGACCGTTGTTTTCAAATAAAACACCCACACGTGCACGGGTTTTATCACTTGTCTCAAGGGAGTTTTCAAACACAAGGGCACTCCCGGAGTCTGCCTTTAAAAGTCCGAGTATTATCCTCATGCTTGTTGTTTTACCGGCACCATTGGGACCTAAAAACCCAAATATCTCTCCCCTGAACACATCAAATGTTATTCCGGAGATGACCGGTTTTTTATCAAAGGTTTTTTTCAGATCTGTTACAGAAACGACTTTTTCCATATTTTTTATTCTCTCTCAAAAAAAAGATCTTCTAATATATATGGATGTCAGATAGACACGGTATCACACCATAACCCGATAAACTTCAGCGAAGGGTTTTAAGCCGCCCAAATATAATTTCAATTTCTCATTGGACAATTATATGCCCGCCTGTCTGGTTTTAACACCGGGGTTTTTTATCAGAAAGCCTGATTGTTTGCTCCAGATATATTAATATAAATTTAATATGTATATTGGAATGCATAATGCATTAACAAATTTAACTAAAGCATTAGATTAACAGATAAAAAAGGGAGGATAAAGGACATGTCATTCAATGTGACTTATTACTTTGTCATCTCAGTCTCCGGGGGGAATAAATTGAATAATACATCTTCCACTGCAGAAGATGAGATCAAAACTTTTGCAGGGAAAAAACACGAGGATATTCTTATATCAATCCTGATGCTGATAAAAGATGATCCAAGAGGCCTTACCATCTCAGACATCGCGGAAGAGATGAAACTTAACAGAAACACAATCAGGAAATATACACTCATGCTGACTGCCGGCGGATATATTGAAGAAAGGACCTGCGGTCATACCAAGGTATTCAATATATCAAACAGAATTCCACTCACAGGAATGATTGAATTTACTTTTGAGGGGGTTTTGGTGCTTGATCAAAAAGGAGTACCGGTTTATAAAAACAGGGCGGTTACAGAATCACTGATGCTAAAAAATATTGATATTTCCATGATACTCTCAAACAAATTAATAAAAGATGCTTTGGAAAAAGCACCACAGGAAGGAATGACTGACCTGGAAATAGAATACCGCACAGAAAA
Proteins encoded in this region:
- a CDS encoding ABC transporter ATP-binding protein — encoded protein: MEKVVSVTDLKKTFDKKPVISGITFDVFRGEIFGFLGPNGAGKTTSMRIILGLLKADSGSALVFENSLETSDKTRARVGVLFENNGLFDKLSAYENLKYYAELYGIPDVEERIVELLEFTDLKSRKDTLVGTFSTGMKRKLGIARAILHRPEVLFLDEPTSTLDPEAQKMVRDLILHLSEDESMTVFLSSHNLDEVQKICSRVAILHGGRIKALDSVENLRKNSGVTNLNITLSDSLQSEQARFVVSTMQDVSDFKKTGHGFSIALSGKSASGVISGLCSAGINIEEVVKGKRSLEDIYIEVMKEEAEL
- a CDS encoding helix-turn-helix domain-containing protein — protein: MNNTSSTAEDEIKTFAGKKHEDILISILMLIKDDPRGLTISDIAEEMKLNRNTIRKYTLMLTAGGYIEERTCGHTKVFNISNRIPLTGMIEFTFEGVLVLDQKGVPVYKNRAVTESLMLKNIDISMILSNKLIKDALEKAPQEGMTDLEIEYRTEKNIHNIFSVRVLPVNSFNGDKMTALCIEKKKEKNS